In Salana multivorans, a single genomic region encodes these proteins:
- a CDS encoding 2'-5' RNA ligase family protein — MSSETLSFLSPFAGGTSVGVAIEVPEPHANALRELREWVEGAPPVEIIGPHITLVPPTLLPSYDLTDVEAQLARAARAVAPFPVVLAGSGTFRPTTQVVYAALAEGGQQCEALQAEARRGPLEQELRFAYHPHVTVAQDVTDERLDAAEDALSRFHAAFEVTEFVLYELGPDGIWHTIRRFELTGRRGRST; from the coding sequence ATGAGCTCCGAGACGCTCTCGTTCCTCTCCCCGTTCGCGGGAGGGACGAGCGTCGGTGTGGCCATCGAGGTCCCCGAGCCGCACGCGAACGCGCTGCGCGAGCTGCGCGAGTGGGTCGAGGGCGCGCCGCCCGTCGAGATCATCGGCCCGCACATCACGCTCGTCCCGCCGACGCTGCTGCCGAGCTACGACCTCACCGACGTGGAGGCCCAGCTCGCCCGGGCCGCCCGGGCGGTCGCGCCGTTCCCGGTGGTCCTCGCCGGCTCGGGGACCTTCCGCCCGACGACGCAGGTGGTCTACGCGGCGCTCGCGGAGGGCGGCCAGCAGTGCGAGGCGCTCCAGGCCGAGGCCCGCCGGGGCCCGCTGGAGCAGGAGCTCCGGTTCGCCTACCACCCGCACGTCACCGTGGCGCAGGACGTCACGGACGAGCGGCTCGACGCGGCCGAGGACGCCCTGTCCCGGTTCCACGCGGCGTTCGAGGTGACGGAGTTCGTGCTGTACGAGCTGGGTCCCGACGGGATCTGGCACACGATTCGACGATTCGAGCTGACCGGTCGGCGCGGCCGGTCGACGTAG
- the sdhA gene encoding succinate dehydrogenase flavoprotein subunit gives MQTHTYDVVIVGAGGAGMRAALEASSRARTAVVTKLYPTRSHTGAAQGGMCAALANVEDDNWEWHTFDTVKGGDYLVDQDAAEIMAKEAIDAVLDLEKMGLPFNRTPEGRIDQRRFGGHTRNHGEAPVRRACYAADRTGHMILQTLYQQCVKQDVEFFNEFYVLDLLLTGDPRTDDDVRAAGVVAYELATGELHVIRAKSVVFATGGAGKIYKTTSNAHTLTGDGMAVAYRRGLPLEDMEFFQFHPTGLAGLGILLSEAARGEGAILRNASGERFMERYAPTIKDLAPRDIVARSMANEVREGRGAGPHKDYVLLDLTHLEPAHIDAKLPDITEFARTYLGVEPYTEPVPVYPTAHYAMGGIPTNVTTNVLRSNTEMVPGLFAAGECACVSVHGSNRLGTNSLLDINVFGKRAGIAAAEHAVSSDLPELPDGDPVAFVEEQLAALRAGSGDDNVAAIRRELQATMDANAQVFRTKESLTRCLADVEALRARARNVGVSDKGSSYNTELVEAFELGFLLDIAEAVVVGALAREESRGGHFREDFPDRDDAGFMKHTMAYLDVHGDGEVSFDSRVVLDYKPVTVTRYQPMERKY, from the coding sequence GTGCAGACGCACACCTACGACGTCGTCATCGTCGGAGCCGGCGGCGCAGGCATGCGCGCGGCGCTCGAGGCCTCCTCGCGCGCGCGCACCGCCGTCGTCACCAAGCTCTACCCGACCCGCTCGCACACCGGAGCCGCCCAGGGCGGGATGTGCGCGGCGCTCGCCAACGTCGAGGACGACAACTGGGAGTGGCACACCTTCGACACGGTCAAGGGCGGTGACTACCTCGTCGACCAGGACGCGGCCGAGATCATGGCCAAGGAGGCCATCGACGCGGTGCTGGACCTGGAGAAGATGGGCCTGCCGTTCAACCGCACGCCCGAGGGCCGGATCGACCAGCGCCGGTTCGGCGGCCACACCCGCAACCACGGCGAGGCCCCGGTGCGCCGCGCCTGCTACGCGGCCGACCGCACCGGTCACATGATCCTGCAGACGCTCTACCAGCAGTGCGTCAAGCAGGACGTGGAGTTCTTCAACGAGTTCTACGTCCTCGACCTGCTGCTCACCGGCGACCCGCGCACGGACGACGACGTGCGGGCGGCCGGCGTCGTCGCCTACGAGCTGGCGACGGGCGAGCTGCACGTCATCCGCGCCAAGTCGGTGGTGTTCGCGACCGGCGGCGCCGGCAAGATCTACAAGACGACCTCGAACGCGCACACGCTCACGGGTGACGGCATGGCCGTCGCCTACCGGCGCGGGCTGCCGCTGGAGGACATGGAGTTCTTCCAGTTCCACCCGACCGGCCTTGCTGGCCTCGGCATCCTGCTGTCCGAGGCCGCGCGCGGTGAGGGCGCGATCCTCCGCAACGCCTCCGGCGAGCGGTTCATGGAGCGCTACGCGCCGACCATCAAGGACCTGGCGCCGCGCGACATCGTCGCCCGCTCCATGGCGAACGAGGTCCGCGAGGGCCGCGGCGCCGGCCCGCACAAGGACTACGTGCTGCTCGACCTCACGCACCTCGAGCCGGCGCACATCGACGCCAAGCTCCCGGACATCACGGAGTTCGCGCGGACCTACCTCGGCGTCGAGCCGTACACCGAGCCGGTGCCCGTGTACCCGACCGCGCACTACGCGATGGGGGGCATCCCGACGAACGTCACGACGAACGTGCTGCGCTCCAACACCGAGATGGTGCCGGGGCTGTTCGCGGCCGGCGAGTGCGCGTGCGTGTCCGTCCACGGGTCCAACCGGCTCGGGACGAACTCGCTGCTCGACATCAACGTCTTCGGCAAGCGCGCGGGGATCGCGGCGGCCGAGCACGCGGTCTCCAGCGACCTGCCCGAGCTGCCCGACGGCGACCCGGTCGCGTTCGTCGAGGAGCAGCTCGCCGCGCTGCGCGCGGGCAGCGGGGACGACAACGTCGCCGCGATCCGGCGCGAGCTCCAGGCGACGATGGACGCCAACGCCCAGGTGTTCCGGACGAAGGAGTCGCTCACGCGCTGCCTCGCGGACGTTGAGGCGCTGCGCGCCCGCGCCCGCAACGTCGGGGTGTCGGACAAGGGCAGCTCCTACAACACCGAGCTGGTCGAGGCGTTCGAGCTGGGCTTCCTGCTCGACATCGCCGAGGCCGTCGTGGTCGGCGCGCTGGCCCGCGAGGAGTCGCGCGGCGGGCACTTCCGCGAGGACTTCCCCGACCGCGACGACGCCGGCTTCATGAAGCACACGATGGCCTACCTCGACGTGCACGGCGACGGCGAGGTCAGCTTCGACTCGCGCGTGGTGCTGGACTACAAGCCGGTCACCGTGACGCGCTACCAGCCGATGGAGAGGAAGTACTGA
- a CDS encoding succinate dehydrogenase iron-sulfur subunit has product MTATVTERSAAGDAIGEIPSFTVTLRIERFDPDTPSPTPYSQDFTLTMHGTDRVLDALHKIKWDLDGSLTFRRSCAHGICGSDAMRINGRNRLACKTLLKDLDLSKPITVEPIKGLPVKKDLIVDMEPFFASYREVMPFLITTGNAPTRERLQSAEQRERFDDTTKCILCACCTTSCPVFWADGQYFGPAAIVNAHRFIFDSRDEGGTQRLSILNDKEGVWRCRTTFNCTDACPRGIEVTKAIAEVKRAIVTRTY; this is encoded by the coding sequence ATGACGGCGACTGTGACCGAGCGCTCGGCTGCCGGGGACGCGATCGGCGAGATCCCGTCCTTCACGGTCACCCTGCGGATCGAGCGGTTCGACCCGGACACGCCGAGCCCCACCCCGTACTCGCAGGACTTCACGCTCACGATGCACGGGACGGACCGCGTGCTCGACGCGCTCCACAAGATCAAGTGGGACCTCGACGGGTCGCTCACGTTCCGCCGCTCCTGCGCGCACGGCATCTGCGGGTCGGACGCCATGCGGATCAACGGCCGCAACCGGCTGGCCTGCAAGACGCTGCTCAAGGACCTCGACCTGTCGAAGCCGATCACGGTCGAGCCGATCAAGGGCCTGCCCGTGAAGAAGGACCTCATCGTCGACATGGAGCCGTTCTTCGCCTCCTACCGCGAGGTGATGCCGTTCCTCATCACGACGGGCAACGCCCCCACGCGCGAGCGCCTGCAGTCCGCCGAGCAGCGCGAGCGGTTCGACGACACGACGAAGTGCATCCTCTGCGCGTGCTGCACGACGTCGTGCCCGGTGTTCTGGGCCGACGGGCAGTACTTCGGGCCGGCGGCGATCGTCAACGCGCACAGGTTCATCTTCGACAGCCGCGACGAGGGCGGGACGCAGCGGCTCAGCATCCTCAACGACAAGGAGGGCGTGTGGCGCTGCCGCACGACCTTCAACTGCACCGACGCCTGCCCGCGCGGCATCGAGGTCACCAAGGCGATCGCCGAGGTCAAGCGCGCCATCGTGACGCGCACGTACTGA
- a CDS encoding YihY/virulence factor BrkB family protein: protein MKAWVATVVERVQAVVAWFNRTRVGRMNARYGAVNGALLAGGIAYAGLFSTFAVLTLAFTVFMRLLGDNVELRDAVVDAIDRALPGIIENGGNDGLLTPDQLILDSGLTVTSVVAVVTLLLSGLAVMGSLGMAVRAMFGVVAPAGNAVVAKLRDLSGFVVLALAVLVTAALTVAAGTAGAWVTAQLGLEAGVGALLVRGLGLLGAFVVDTLVFAAIMRLLAGARPPTRDLWAGAMMGAAIGGLVRLLGTSVVGGARGNPLLASFAALVTLLLWINLVARITLYVAAWTANPPAPEHSSVRPEELHARQRPNYVTVSVPATLTWDHDPRTGAVLPSEATRVEREDTERERTLQRRELQAALDAALERPDSWWSRRRALRAARRAARDVRADRAEDQRPD from the coding sequence ATGAAGGCATGGGTCGCTACCGTCGTCGAACGGGTCCAGGCGGTCGTGGCGTGGTTCAACAGGACGCGCGTCGGCCGGATGAACGCGCGCTACGGCGCCGTCAACGGCGCCCTGCTGGCCGGGGGGATCGCCTACGCCGGGCTGTTCTCGACGTTCGCCGTGCTCACGCTCGCGTTCACCGTCTTCATGCGGCTGCTCGGGGACAACGTCGAGCTGCGCGACGCCGTCGTCGACGCCATCGACCGCGCCCTGCCGGGCATCATCGAGAACGGCGGCAACGACGGGCTGCTCACGCCCGACCAGCTCATCCTCGACAGCGGCCTGACGGTGACGAGCGTCGTCGCGGTGGTGACGCTGCTCCTGTCCGGGCTCGCCGTCATGGGGTCGCTCGGGATGGCGGTGCGGGCGATGTTCGGCGTCGTCGCGCCGGCCGGGAACGCCGTCGTCGCCAAGCTGCGCGACCTGTCGGGCTTCGTCGTGCTGGCGCTCGCCGTCCTCGTCACGGCCGCGCTCACCGTCGCCGCGGGGACGGCGGGGGCCTGGGTGACGGCGCAGCTCGGGCTCGAGGCCGGGGTCGGCGCGCTGCTCGTGCGAGGGCTCGGCCTGCTCGGCGCGTTCGTCGTCGACACGCTCGTGTTCGCGGCGATCATGCGGCTGCTCGCCGGTGCCCGGCCGCCGACGCGGGACCTGTGGGCCGGGGCGATGATGGGTGCCGCGATCGGCGGCCTCGTGCGGCTGCTCGGGACGAGCGTGGTCGGCGGGGCGAGGGGGAACCCGCTCCTGGCGTCGTTCGCCGCGCTGGTGACGCTGCTGCTGTGGATCAACCTCGTGGCCCGGATCACGCTCTACGTCGCCGCGTGGACGGCCAACCCGCCGGCGCCGGAGCACTCGAGCGTGCGTCCCGAAGAGCTCCACGCGCGGCAGCGCCCGAACTACGTGACGGTCTCCGTCCCGGCGACGCTCACCTGGGACCACGACCCGCGCACCGGTGCCGTGCTGCCGAGCGAGGCGACCCGGGTCGAGCGCGAGGACACGGAGCGCGAGCGGACGCTCCAGCGTCGCGAGCTGCAGGCGGCACTGGATGCCGCGCTCGAGCGGCCGGACTCGTGGTGGTCGCGGCGGCGCGCCCTGCGGGCGGCGCGCCGGGCCGCCCGCGACGTGCGCGCGGACCGCGCGGAGGACCAGCGGCCCGACTGA